In the Brachyhypopomus gauderio isolate BG-103 chromosome 4, BGAUD_0.2, whole genome shotgun sequence genome, one interval contains:
- the sona gene encoding uncharacterized protein sona isoform X2 — translation MECAKNTSVEGIDPSETAPCEEIALRDGGETPRKKNKKHKKHKSKKKRKKKKGDRESSSESGVESDGENQTKLSMKKEGPSSFETSDQNEDKATTKNSVPGHDDDDVKVRKTKHHGGKKKKKKKRKEGEKHERNSSHSQSVSTSESGSESESESKTQQAPQTNPPNLDKKPAVAATIISNDRYKDNVSQPDEKKGDVTSQSEHVEEQHIKPSWKKEESPQNAHSQDVNTEEHGENQTQLENFGKSGGFGKAQELPDIIPKQENVHKDQVSQKETNREKRGKGDAAEESVSRSRSRSHSGNKVTKSSHSRSRTPKQSGVSVQQKDKSLSRERSVSSSKKKSKTQKRASKSPSEKRRSRSRSVRAPRRKSRSPSRSGKRRRRSDSRSRNRTRRSRTRSPRRGRRSRSRSVVRVRRSRSRSRRSVSRRKNRASRSRSRSIRRGRRSRSRSRKRTPVSRTRRSRSRSVRRVRRTRSRSIVILRRSRSRMKRNRRSRSRSVRKNRSRSRTPRRRTRSPSPLRSRRSKSRSPVRQRRSKSPRRVRSESRSPKRSKRSKSRSVSRLSKSVSPKLRKGAKKPKRSRSVSQRDTSRSRSNSRGRLSSDRSQSPAKSRSKSLSPAKEQKLSVENSKTSECNYKEASPDPQPQTSVTEEDNTAPTKGWKPISSESPQKTSSEHSTQSEPESKQEDAMMEIQSTLESKEMQKTSRSRSSSSEPLPQNASTGSDDNEQSDNSRSPSPSPTKESVSKPNRKSKSPVHRKRSRSVSSTHKARSKSKSLSGKDKSKSPVRKRKSSSPPHSLRKRSKTRSPVRRKRSRSRSVTRRGKSRSKSRTRTKRSKSKTPKRKRSKSRSPVRKRRSKSRSPARRKRSKSPDKSKRSKSRSPARKRRSRSRSKSRVRPSRSRRSRSTSRRRRPVFRGRSFDRRDRWKREPSHSPILILRKRRSTSRTRRSSSKTPPRLTDLDKDQLLEIAKANAAAMCAKAGMPIPESLKPKAILQLPLPTPTPAPLSLPLPLPVPNLPMNLPMGIPGMPGMPNMPMNAAMASMTAATMTAALSNMGALAAMPPMPPLPTITNKPPPAPTPNLANIEEVKRKVAQQANSISIKELTEKCKQIAESKEEMSIARPHVSDDEDDGKR, via the exons ATGGAATGTGCCAAGAACACCAGTGTTG AAGGTATTGATCCATCTGAGACTGCTCCGTGTGAAGAAATTGCTCTCCGAGATGGTGGTGAGACACCACGAAAGAAAAATAAGAAGCACAAAAAGCACAAAAGCAAGAAGAAGCGTAAGAAGAagaagggagacagggagagcagctCTGAATCTGGAGTTGAGTCAGATGGAGAGAATCAAACAAAACTGAG TATGAAGAAAGAAGGCCCTTCCAGCTTTGAGACTAGTGATCAAAATGAGGATAAAGCAACCACAAAAAATTCTGTCCCAG gtcatgatgatgatgatgtcaaaGTCAGAAAAACAAAGCATCATGGGgggaaaaagaagaagaaaaagaagcgCAAGGAAGGAGAAAAACATGAGAGAAATTCTTCTCATTCTCAATCAGTGAGTACGTCAGAGTCAGGGTCGGAGTCAGAATCTGAATCAAAGACTCAGCAGGCACCGCAGACAAATCCCCCTAACCTGGACAAGAAACCAGCTGTGGCTGCAACGATAATCTCAAATGACAGGTATAAAGATAATGTATCTCAACCAGATGAAAAAAAGGGAGATGTAACTAGTCAATCTGAGCATGTTGAAGAGCAGCATATAAAACCATCATGGAAGAAAGAAGAGTCTCCTCAGAATGCGCATTCTCAAGATGTAAACACCGAAGAACATGGTGAAAACCAGACACAGTTGGAGAATTTTGGGAAAAGTGGGGGTTTTGGCAAAGCTCAAGAACTCCCTGATATTATCCCCAAGCAGGAGAATGTGCACAAAGATCAAGTCAGCCAAAAGGAAACAAATCGGGAAAAGAGAGGAAAGGGAGATGCAGCAGAAGAGTCTGTTTCTAGATCAAGATCACGATCACATTCTGGAAATAAAGTGACTAAGTCGAGCCATAGTCGTTCTAGAACTCCAAAGCAATCAGGAGTGTCGGTTCAGCAAAAAGATAAGTCATTATCAAGAGAGAGGTCTGTTTCTAGCTCGAAGAAGAAGAGTAAAACACAAAAAAGGGCATCAAAGTCTCCATCTGAAAAACGTAGATCTCGGTCTAGATCCGTCAGGGCACCAAGGCGTAAATCGAGGTCCCCGTCAAGGTCTGGAAAAAGAAGACGTCGCTCTGACTCCAGGTCACGTAACAGGACCAGAAGATCTAGGACTAGGTCTCCCCGACGCGGCCGTCGATCAAGGTCTAGATCTGTAGTAAGGGTACGCCGTTCAAGATCAAGGTCAAGACGATCCGTTTCTCGGCGAAAGAACCGTGCCTCAAGATCACGTTCTAGATCTATTCGGAGAGGCAGGCGCTCACGATCACGGTCTCGTAAAAGGACACCAGTGTCCCGTACAAGACGGTCTCGGTCAAGGTCTGTTAGGAGAGTAAGACGAACCCGCTCAAGGTCCATTGTGATTCTCAGGCGATCTAGATCTAGAATGAAAAGAAATAGACGATCTAGATCGAGGTCCGTTCGTAAAAACAGGTCGAGGTCTAGAACACCAAGAAGGCGAACTAGATCTCCTTCCCCTCTGCGTTCTAGACGTAGCAAATCAAGGTCTCCTGTTCGTCAGAGGAGGTCAAAATCTCCACGAAGGGTCAGATCAGAATCAAGATCTCCTAAGCGCAGTAAGCGTTCAAAATCAAGATCTGTATCTCGTCTTTCAAAGTCTGTATCACCCAAGCTCAGGAAAGGAGCAAAAAAACCTAAGAGGTCAAGATCGGTTTCACAGAGAGACACATCCAGATCTAGATCCAATTCAAGAGGAAGACTTTCATCAGACAGAAGTCAGTCTCCAGCTAAGAGCAGGTCTAAGTCTTTGTCTCCTGCCAAAGAACAAAAATTGTCAGTGGAGAATTCTAAAACTTCTGAATGTAATTATAAAGAAGCATCACCCGATCCCCAACCACAGACAAGTGTCACTGAGGAAGACAATACAGCTCCTACAAAAGGGTGGAAACCAATCTCTTCCGAATCTCCACAGAAAACATCAAGTGAACACTCAACACAATCAGAACCTGAATCAAAACAGGAAGATGCCATGATGGAGATACAGAGCACCTTGGAAAGCAAAGAAATGCAAAAAACATCCAGATCAAGGTCTTCTTCATCAGAACCATTACCTCAGAATGCAAGTACTGGATCAGATGATAATGAGCAGTCTGATAATTCAAGATCTCCCTCACCAAGTCCAACAAAAGAATCAGTGTCCAAACCCAACAGAAAGTCCAAGTCACCTGTACATAGGAAGCGCTCCAGGTCTGTCTCGTCCACCCATAAGGCACGGTCCAAATCAAAATCTCTTAGTGGTAAGGACAAATCTAAATCTCCAGTAAGGAAGCGAAAGTCCAGTTCTCCCCCTCACAGCCTAAGGAAACGTTCAAAAACGAGGTCCCCTGTTCGTAGAAAGAGATCACGTTCAAGATCAGTCACGCGTAGAGGGAAATCAAGGTCTAAATCTCGCACTAGGACCAAGCGCTCAAAGTCCAAAACCCCCAAAAGGAAACGATCTAAATCTAGATCACCTGTCCGAAAAAGGCGGTCTAAATCACGCTCTCCTGCTCGAAGGAAAAGATCAAAGAGCCCAGATAAAAGTAAACGGTCAAAATCCCGTTCACCAGCCAGGAAGAGGAGGTCACGATCACGGTCAAAGTCAAGGGTGCGTCCTTCACGATCTAGAAGATCGCGTTCTACTTCACGCCGGAGGAGACCTGTTTTTCGAGGTCGATCTTTTGATCGACGCGATCGCTGGAAGCGTGAGCCAAGTCATTCTCCCATTCTCATCCTCCGTAAAAGAAGATCCACCTCAAGAACTCGTCGCAGCTCTAGCAAGACACCACCTCGCCTCACTGATCTAG ATAAAGATCAGCTATTGGAAATAGCTAAGGCTAATGCAGCAGCAATGTGCGCTAAAGCAGGCATGCCCATCCCAGAGAGCCTTAAGCCCAAGGCTATCCTTCAGTTGCCTTTGCCAACCCCTACTCCGGCTCCACTGTCTTTACCTCTACCCCTGCCAGTTCCCAACTTGCCCATGAACCTGCCAATGGGCATACCTGGCATGCCCGGAATGCCAAACATGCCTATGAATGCTGCTATGGCTAGCATGACTGCAGCCACCATGACTGCAGCCCTGTCTAACATGGGAGCTTTGGCAGCCATGCCCCCTATGCCTCCGCTCCCCACCATTACCAATAAACCACCTCCAGCACCTACTCCAAATCTGGCTAACATAGAAGAAGTGAAAAGAAAAGTGGCACAGCAGGCTAACAGCATTAGTATCAAGGAGCTGACGGAG AAATGTAAACAGATTGCAGAAAGTAAGGAGGAGATGAGCATTGCAAGGCCTCATGTGtctgatgatgaagatgatggaaAACGG TAA
- the sona gene encoding uncharacterized protein sona isoform X1, translated as MECAKNTSVEGIDPSETAPCEEIALRDGGETPRKKNKKHKKHKSKKKRKKKKGDRESSSESGVESDGENQTKLSMKKEGPSSFETSDQNEDKATTKNSVPEGHDDDDVKVRKTKHHGGKKKKKKKRKEGEKHERNSSHSQSVSTSESGSESESESKTQQAPQTNPPNLDKKPAVAATIISNDRYKDNVSQPDEKKGDVTSQSEHVEEQHIKPSWKKEESPQNAHSQDVNTEEHGENQTQLENFGKSGGFGKAQELPDIIPKQENVHKDQVSQKETNREKRGKGDAAEESVSRSRSRSHSGNKVTKSSHSRSRTPKQSGVSVQQKDKSLSRERSVSSSKKKSKTQKRASKSPSEKRRSRSRSVRAPRRKSRSPSRSGKRRRRSDSRSRNRTRRSRTRSPRRGRRSRSRSVVRVRRSRSRSRRSVSRRKNRASRSRSRSIRRGRRSRSRSRKRTPVSRTRRSRSRSVRRVRRTRSRSIVILRRSRSRMKRNRRSRSRSVRKNRSRSRTPRRRTRSPSPLRSRRSKSRSPVRQRRSKSPRRVRSESRSPKRSKRSKSRSVSRLSKSVSPKLRKGAKKPKRSRSVSQRDTSRSRSNSRGRLSSDRSQSPAKSRSKSLSPAKEQKLSVENSKTSECNYKEASPDPQPQTSVTEEDNTAPTKGWKPISSESPQKTSSEHSTQSEPESKQEDAMMEIQSTLESKEMQKTSRSRSSSSEPLPQNASTGSDDNEQSDNSRSPSPSPTKESVSKPNRKSKSPVHRKRSRSVSSTHKARSKSKSLSGKDKSKSPVRKRKSSSPPHSLRKRSKTRSPVRRKRSRSRSVTRRGKSRSKSRTRTKRSKSKTPKRKRSKSRSPVRKRRSKSRSPARRKRSKSPDKSKRSKSRSPARKRRSRSRSKSRVRPSRSRRSRSTSRRRRPVFRGRSFDRRDRWKREPSHSPILILRKRRSTSRTRRSSSKTPPRLTDLDKDQLLEIAKANAAAMCAKAGMPIPESLKPKAILQLPLPTPTPAPLSLPLPLPVPNLPMNLPMGIPGMPGMPNMPMNAAMASMTAATMTAALSNMGALAAMPPMPPLPTITNKPPPAPTPNLANIEEVKRKVAQQANSISIKELTEKCKQIAESKEEMSIARPHVSDDEDDGKR; from the exons ATGGAATGTGCCAAGAACACCAGTGTTG AAGGTATTGATCCATCTGAGACTGCTCCGTGTGAAGAAATTGCTCTCCGAGATGGTGGTGAGACACCACGAAAGAAAAATAAGAAGCACAAAAAGCACAAAAGCAAGAAGAAGCGTAAGAAGAagaagggagacagggagagcagctCTGAATCTGGAGTTGAGTCAGATGGAGAGAATCAAACAAAACTGAG TATGAAGAAAGAAGGCCCTTCCAGCTTTGAGACTAGTGATCAAAATGAGGATAAAGCAACCACAAAAAATTCTGTCCCAG AAggtcatgatgatgatgatgtcaaaGTCAGAAAAACAAAGCATCATGGGgggaaaaagaagaagaaaaagaagcgCAAGGAAGGAGAAAAACATGAGAGAAATTCTTCTCATTCTCAATCAGTGAGTACGTCAGAGTCAGGGTCGGAGTCAGAATCTGAATCAAAGACTCAGCAGGCACCGCAGACAAATCCCCCTAACCTGGACAAGAAACCAGCTGTGGCTGCAACGATAATCTCAAATGACAGGTATAAAGATAATGTATCTCAACCAGATGAAAAAAAGGGAGATGTAACTAGTCAATCTGAGCATGTTGAAGAGCAGCATATAAAACCATCATGGAAGAAAGAAGAGTCTCCTCAGAATGCGCATTCTCAAGATGTAAACACCGAAGAACATGGTGAAAACCAGACACAGTTGGAGAATTTTGGGAAAAGTGGGGGTTTTGGCAAAGCTCAAGAACTCCCTGATATTATCCCCAAGCAGGAGAATGTGCACAAAGATCAAGTCAGCCAAAAGGAAACAAATCGGGAAAAGAGAGGAAAGGGAGATGCAGCAGAAGAGTCTGTTTCTAGATCAAGATCACGATCACATTCTGGAAATAAAGTGACTAAGTCGAGCCATAGTCGTTCTAGAACTCCAAAGCAATCAGGAGTGTCGGTTCAGCAAAAAGATAAGTCATTATCAAGAGAGAGGTCTGTTTCTAGCTCGAAGAAGAAGAGTAAAACACAAAAAAGGGCATCAAAGTCTCCATCTGAAAAACGTAGATCTCGGTCTAGATCCGTCAGGGCACCAAGGCGTAAATCGAGGTCCCCGTCAAGGTCTGGAAAAAGAAGACGTCGCTCTGACTCCAGGTCACGTAACAGGACCAGAAGATCTAGGACTAGGTCTCCCCGACGCGGCCGTCGATCAAGGTCTAGATCTGTAGTAAGGGTACGCCGTTCAAGATCAAGGTCAAGACGATCCGTTTCTCGGCGAAAGAACCGTGCCTCAAGATCACGTTCTAGATCTATTCGGAGAGGCAGGCGCTCACGATCACGGTCTCGTAAAAGGACACCAGTGTCCCGTACAAGACGGTCTCGGTCAAGGTCTGTTAGGAGAGTAAGACGAACCCGCTCAAGGTCCATTGTGATTCTCAGGCGATCTAGATCTAGAATGAAAAGAAATAGACGATCTAGATCGAGGTCCGTTCGTAAAAACAGGTCGAGGTCTAGAACACCAAGAAGGCGAACTAGATCTCCTTCCCCTCTGCGTTCTAGACGTAGCAAATCAAGGTCTCCTGTTCGTCAGAGGAGGTCAAAATCTCCACGAAGGGTCAGATCAGAATCAAGATCTCCTAAGCGCAGTAAGCGTTCAAAATCAAGATCTGTATCTCGTCTTTCAAAGTCTGTATCACCCAAGCTCAGGAAAGGAGCAAAAAAACCTAAGAGGTCAAGATCGGTTTCACAGAGAGACACATCCAGATCTAGATCCAATTCAAGAGGAAGACTTTCATCAGACAGAAGTCAGTCTCCAGCTAAGAGCAGGTCTAAGTCTTTGTCTCCTGCCAAAGAACAAAAATTGTCAGTGGAGAATTCTAAAACTTCTGAATGTAATTATAAAGAAGCATCACCCGATCCCCAACCACAGACAAGTGTCACTGAGGAAGACAATACAGCTCCTACAAAAGGGTGGAAACCAATCTCTTCCGAATCTCCACAGAAAACATCAAGTGAACACTCAACACAATCAGAACCTGAATCAAAACAGGAAGATGCCATGATGGAGATACAGAGCACCTTGGAAAGCAAAGAAATGCAAAAAACATCCAGATCAAGGTCTTCTTCATCAGAACCATTACCTCAGAATGCAAGTACTGGATCAGATGATAATGAGCAGTCTGATAATTCAAGATCTCCCTCACCAAGTCCAACAAAAGAATCAGTGTCCAAACCCAACAGAAAGTCCAAGTCACCTGTACATAGGAAGCGCTCCAGGTCTGTCTCGTCCACCCATAAGGCACGGTCCAAATCAAAATCTCTTAGTGGTAAGGACAAATCTAAATCTCCAGTAAGGAAGCGAAAGTCCAGTTCTCCCCCTCACAGCCTAAGGAAACGTTCAAAAACGAGGTCCCCTGTTCGTAGAAAGAGATCACGTTCAAGATCAGTCACGCGTAGAGGGAAATCAAGGTCTAAATCTCGCACTAGGACCAAGCGCTCAAAGTCCAAAACCCCCAAAAGGAAACGATCTAAATCTAGATCACCTGTCCGAAAAAGGCGGTCTAAATCACGCTCTCCTGCTCGAAGGAAAAGATCAAAGAGCCCAGATAAAAGTAAACGGTCAAAATCCCGTTCACCAGCCAGGAAGAGGAGGTCACGATCACGGTCAAAGTCAAGGGTGCGTCCTTCACGATCTAGAAGATCGCGTTCTACTTCACGCCGGAGGAGACCTGTTTTTCGAGGTCGATCTTTTGATCGACGCGATCGCTGGAAGCGTGAGCCAAGTCATTCTCCCATTCTCATCCTCCGTAAAAGAAGATCCACCTCAAGAACTCGTCGCAGCTCTAGCAAGACACCACCTCGCCTCACTGATCTAG ATAAAGATCAGCTATTGGAAATAGCTAAGGCTAATGCAGCAGCAATGTGCGCTAAAGCAGGCATGCCCATCCCAGAGAGCCTTAAGCCCAAGGCTATCCTTCAGTTGCCTTTGCCAACCCCTACTCCGGCTCCACTGTCTTTACCTCTACCCCTGCCAGTTCCCAACTTGCCCATGAACCTGCCAATGGGCATACCTGGCATGCCCGGAATGCCAAACATGCCTATGAATGCTGCTATGGCTAGCATGACTGCAGCCACCATGACTGCAGCCCTGTCTAACATGGGAGCTTTGGCAGCCATGCCCCCTATGCCTCCGCTCCCCACCATTACCAATAAACCACCTCCAGCACCTACTCCAAATCTGGCTAACATAGAAGAAGTGAAAAGAAAAGTGGCACAGCAGGCTAACAGCATTAGTATCAAGGAGCTGACGGAG AAATGTAAACAGATTGCAGAAAGTAAGGAGGAGATGAGCATTGCAAGGCCTCATGTGtctgatgatgaagatgatggaaAACGG TAA
- the sona gene encoding uncharacterized protein sona isoform X3: MECAKNTSVGIDPSETAPCEEIALRDGGETPRKKNKKHKKHKSKKKRKKKKGDRESSSESGVESDGENQTKLSMKKEGPSSFETSDQNEDKATTKNSVPEGHDDDDVKVRKTKHHGGKKKKKKKRKEGEKHERNSSHSQSVSTSESGSESESESKTQQAPQTNPPNLDKKPAVAATIISNDRYKDNVSQPDEKKGDVTSQSEHVEEQHIKPSWKKEESPQNAHSQDVNTEEHGENQTQLENFGKSGGFGKAQELPDIIPKQENVHKDQVSQKETNREKRGKGDAAEESVSRSRSRSHSGNKVTKSSHSRSRTPKQSGVSVQQKDKSLSRERSVSSSKKKSKTQKRASKSPSEKRRSRSRSVRAPRRKSRSPSRSGKRRRRSDSRSRNRTRRSRTRSPRRGRRSRSRSVVRVRRSRSRSRRSVSRRKNRASRSRSRSIRRGRRSRSRSRKRTPVSRTRRSRSRSVRRVRRTRSRSIVILRRSRSRMKRNRRSRSRSVRKNRSRSRTPRRRTRSPSPLRSRRSKSRSPVRQRRSKSPRRVRSESRSPKRSKRSKSRSVSRLSKSVSPKLRKGAKKPKRSRSVSQRDTSRSRSNSRGRLSSDRSQSPAKSRSKSLSPAKEQKLSVENSKTSECNYKEASPDPQPQTSVTEEDNTAPTKGWKPISSESPQKTSSEHSTQSEPESKQEDAMMEIQSTLESKEMQKTSRSRSSSSEPLPQNASTGSDDNEQSDNSRSPSPSPTKESVSKPNRKSKSPVHRKRSRSVSSTHKARSKSKSLSGKDKSKSPVRKRKSSSPPHSLRKRSKTRSPVRRKRSRSRSVTRRGKSRSKSRTRTKRSKSKTPKRKRSKSRSPVRKRRSKSRSPARRKRSKSPDKSKRSKSRSPARKRRSRSRSKSRVRPSRSRRSRSTSRRRRPVFRGRSFDRRDRWKREPSHSPILILRKRRSTSRTRRSSSKTPPRLTDLDKDQLLEIAKANAAAMCAKAGMPIPESLKPKAILQLPLPTPTPAPLSLPLPLPVPNLPMNLPMGIPGMPGMPNMPMNAAMASMTAATMTAALSNMGALAAMPPMPPLPTITNKPPPAPTPNLANIEEVKRKVAQQANSISIKELTEKCKQIAESKEEMSIARPHVSDDEDDGKR, from the exons ATGGAATGTGCCAAGAACACCAGTGTTG GTATTGATCCATCTGAGACTGCTCCGTGTGAAGAAATTGCTCTCCGAGATGGTGGTGAGACACCACGAAAGAAAAATAAGAAGCACAAAAAGCACAAAAGCAAGAAGAAGCGTAAGAAGAagaagggagacagggagagcagctCTGAATCTGGAGTTGAGTCAGATGGAGAGAATCAAACAAAACTGAG TATGAAGAAAGAAGGCCCTTCCAGCTTTGAGACTAGTGATCAAAATGAGGATAAAGCAACCACAAAAAATTCTGTCCCAG AAggtcatgatgatgatgatgtcaaaGTCAGAAAAACAAAGCATCATGGGgggaaaaagaagaagaaaaagaagcgCAAGGAAGGAGAAAAACATGAGAGAAATTCTTCTCATTCTCAATCAGTGAGTACGTCAGAGTCAGGGTCGGAGTCAGAATCTGAATCAAAGACTCAGCAGGCACCGCAGACAAATCCCCCTAACCTGGACAAGAAACCAGCTGTGGCTGCAACGATAATCTCAAATGACAGGTATAAAGATAATGTATCTCAACCAGATGAAAAAAAGGGAGATGTAACTAGTCAATCTGAGCATGTTGAAGAGCAGCATATAAAACCATCATGGAAGAAAGAAGAGTCTCCTCAGAATGCGCATTCTCAAGATGTAAACACCGAAGAACATGGTGAAAACCAGACACAGTTGGAGAATTTTGGGAAAAGTGGGGGTTTTGGCAAAGCTCAAGAACTCCCTGATATTATCCCCAAGCAGGAGAATGTGCACAAAGATCAAGTCAGCCAAAAGGAAACAAATCGGGAAAAGAGAGGAAAGGGAGATGCAGCAGAAGAGTCTGTTTCTAGATCAAGATCACGATCACATTCTGGAAATAAAGTGACTAAGTCGAGCCATAGTCGTTCTAGAACTCCAAAGCAATCAGGAGTGTCGGTTCAGCAAAAAGATAAGTCATTATCAAGAGAGAGGTCTGTTTCTAGCTCGAAGAAGAAGAGTAAAACACAAAAAAGGGCATCAAAGTCTCCATCTGAAAAACGTAGATCTCGGTCTAGATCCGTCAGGGCACCAAGGCGTAAATCGAGGTCCCCGTCAAGGTCTGGAAAAAGAAGACGTCGCTCTGACTCCAGGTCACGTAACAGGACCAGAAGATCTAGGACTAGGTCTCCCCGACGCGGCCGTCGATCAAGGTCTAGATCTGTAGTAAGGGTACGCCGTTCAAGATCAAGGTCAAGACGATCCGTTTCTCGGCGAAAGAACCGTGCCTCAAGATCACGTTCTAGATCTATTCGGAGAGGCAGGCGCTCACGATCACGGTCTCGTAAAAGGACACCAGTGTCCCGTACAAGACGGTCTCGGTCAAGGTCTGTTAGGAGAGTAAGACGAACCCGCTCAAGGTCCATTGTGATTCTCAGGCGATCTAGATCTAGAATGAAAAGAAATAGACGATCTAGATCGAGGTCCGTTCGTAAAAACAGGTCGAGGTCTAGAACACCAAGAAGGCGAACTAGATCTCCTTCCCCTCTGCGTTCTAGACGTAGCAAATCAAGGTCTCCTGTTCGTCAGAGGAGGTCAAAATCTCCACGAAGGGTCAGATCAGAATCAAGATCTCCTAAGCGCAGTAAGCGTTCAAAATCAAGATCTGTATCTCGTCTTTCAAAGTCTGTATCACCCAAGCTCAGGAAAGGAGCAAAAAAACCTAAGAGGTCAAGATCGGTTTCACAGAGAGACACATCCAGATCTAGATCCAATTCAAGAGGAAGACTTTCATCAGACAGAAGTCAGTCTCCAGCTAAGAGCAGGTCTAAGTCTTTGTCTCCTGCCAAAGAACAAAAATTGTCAGTGGAGAATTCTAAAACTTCTGAATGTAATTATAAAGAAGCATCACCCGATCCCCAACCACAGACAAGTGTCACTGAGGAAGACAATACAGCTCCTACAAAAGGGTGGAAACCAATCTCTTCCGAATCTCCACAGAAAACATCAAGTGAACACTCAACACAATCAGAACCTGAATCAAAACAGGAAGATGCCATGATGGAGATACAGAGCACCTTGGAAAGCAAAGAAATGCAAAAAACATCCAGATCAAGGTCTTCTTCATCAGAACCATTACCTCAGAATGCAAGTACTGGATCAGATGATAATGAGCAGTCTGATAATTCAAGATCTCCCTCACCAAGTCCAACAAAAGAATCAGTGTCCAAACCCAACAGAAAGTCCAAGTCACCTGTACATAGGAAGCGCTCCAGGTCTGTCTCGTCCACCCATAAGGCACGGTCCAAATCAAAATCTCTTAGTGGTAAGGACAAATCTAAATCTCCAGTAAGGAAGCGAAAGTCCAGTTCTCCCCCTCACAGCCTAAGGAAACGTTCAAAAACGAGGTCCCCTGTTCGTAGAAAGAGATCACGTTCAAGATCAGTCACGCGTAGAGGGAAATCAAGGTCTAAATCTCGCACTAGGACCAAGCGCTCAAAGTCCAAAACCCCCAAAAGGAAACGATCTAAATCTAGATCACCTGTCCGAAAAAGGCGGTCTAAATCACGCTCTCCTGCTCGAAGGAAAAGATCAAAGAGCCCAGATAAAAGTAAACGGTCAAAATCCCGTTCACCAGCCAGGAAGAGGAGGTCACGATCACGGTCAAAGTCAAGGGTGCGTCCTTCACGATCTAGAAGATCGCGTTCTACTTCACGCCGGAGGAGACCTGTTTTTCGAGGTCGATCTTTTGATCGACGCGATCGCTGGAAGCGTGAGCCAAGTCATTCTCCCATTCTCATCCTCCGTAAAAGAAGATCCACCTCAAGAACTCGTCGCAGCTCTAGCAAGACACCACCTCGCCTCACTGATCTAG ATAAAGATCAGCTATTGGAAATAGCTAAGGCTAATGCAGCAGCAATGTGCGCTAAAGCAGGCATGCCCATCCCAGAGAGCCTTAAGCCCAAGGCTATCCTTCAGTTGCCTTTGCCAACCCCTACTCCGGCTCCACTGTCTTTACCTCTACCCCTGCCAGTTCCCAACTTGCCCATGAACCTGCCAATGGGCATACCTGGCATGCCCGGAATGCCAAACATGCCTATGAATGCTGCTATGGCTAGCATGACTGCAGCCACCATGACTGCAGCCCTGTCTAACATGGGAGCTTTGGCAGCCATGCCCCCTATGCCTCCGCTCCCCACCATTACCAATAAACCACCTCCAGCACCTACTCCAAATCTGGCTAACATAGAAGAAGTGAAAAGAAAAGTGGCACAGCAGGCTAACAGCATTAGTATCAAGGAGCTGACGGAG AAATGTAAACAGATTGCAGAAAGTAAGGAGGAGATGAGCATTGCAAGGCCTCATGTGtctgatgatgaagatgatggaaAACGG TAA